A portion of the Lolium rigidum isolate FL_2022 chromosome 1, APGP_CSIRO_Lrig_0.1, whole genome shotgun sequence genome contains these proteins:
- the LOC124666257 gene encoding BAG family molecular chaperone regulator 1-like has translation MLGANLKARKSAAVVELGSLSMKKNNHPPPVPPPAAGKAAVLPAVGKVAAEEVWEVRPGGMLVQKRVAGDEEAVLEDVKPVRTIRVKAKRSGVTHEIYISQEATFGELRKLVAERAGAHPEDHKVLYKGKEQDPKAFLDMAGVKDRSKIAVVDDPEARARRLIEERRQGHLQKAGKAVAAVAAEVDKIAPKVSVLEASVRKGEKVAEKDVATVTEMLMNELLKLDAVVAGGDVKAQRRVQVKRVQKYVETLDAVMAKNATIERKSGAKKQAEQPAPPARQQQPQSQRQRQQPQQQQQQAQTTRWEMFDLLSSLPTTSPASSTTTSSSSASSVGPPPPTNKLDWML, from the exons ATGCTGGGAGCGAACCTGAAGGCGAGGAAAAGCGCCGCGGTCGTGGAGCTAGGATCGCTGTCGATGAAGAAGAATAACCATCCTCCTCCGGTACCGCCGCCAGCGGCGGGGAAGGCGGCGGTGTTGCCGGCGgtggggaaggtggcggcggaggaggtgtgGGAAGTCCGGCCCGGCGGCATGCTGGTGCAGAAGAGGGTTGCCGGCGACGAGGAGGCTGTGCTGGAGGACGTGAAGCCGGTGCGGACCATCCGGGTCAAGGCGAAGCGCAGCGGCGTGACCCACGAGATCTACATCAGCCAGGAGGCGACGTTCGGCGAGCTGAGGAAGCTGGTGGCGGAGCGCGCCGGGGCGCACCCGGAGGACCATAAGGTGctgtacaagggcaaggagcaGGACCCCAAGGCGTTCCTCGACATGGCCGGCGTCAAGGACCGCTCCAAGATCGCCGTCGTCGACGACCCCGAggcccgcgcgcgccgcctcaTCGAGGAGCGCCGCCAGGGACACCTCCAGAAGGCCGGcaaggccgtcgccgccgtcgccgccgaggtCGACAAGATCGCGCCCAAG GTGTCGGTGCTGGAGGCGTCGGTGCGGaagggggagaaagtggcggagaAGGACGTGGCGACGGTGACGGAGATGCTCATGAATGAGCTGCTCAAGCTCGACGCGgtggtcgccggcggcgacgtgAAGGCGCAGAGGCGGGTCCAGGTGAAGCGGGTGCAGAAGTACGTGGAGACGCTCGACGCCGTGATGGCCAAGAACGCCACCATCGAGCGCAAGTCCGGCGCGAAGAAGCAGGCAGAGCAGCCGGCACCGCCGGCAAGGCAGCAGCAACCGCAGTCGCAGCGCCAGCGCCAGcaaccgcagcagcagcagcagcaggcgcaAACGACGCGGTGGGAGATGTTTGACCTGCTGTCGTCGCTGCCGACCACGTCGCCGGCCTCCTCAACCACCACCAGCAGCTCAAGTGCGTCGTCAGTcggcccgccgccgcccacgaacAAGCTCGACTGGATGCTCTGA